Within the Leptotrichia sp. oral taxon 498 genome, the region AGTGTCACTTTTATTTTTATCGATTTTACTTTTTTTCAAAGTTTACGATTATTTTAAAAAGCCGATTAATCTTGCTATAAGTACGATTTTTCCATTTATTTTGTCGTTTATAATCGTGTATTCGCTTATGCCAATTATTGATATGATAAGCAATAAAAAAAATGAAGAGAATCCGCCTAAAAAACTTATAAAAAATAGAAATTTGGCGATTTTAATCGTACTGTCGCTCTTTTTTGCGATTTTTATATATATTGTACTTGCTTTTATTCCGCTAATTGCGAAACAAGGTTCAAGTCTAATTGAGTTTTTTTTGAAAAATCAAGGAAATTTTCAAAGTAAGGCATTTAATTTTATGGAGCAAAATAACATTGATTTAAAAAATACACTTATGAGTTCTAAAGATGTGATTATAAATATGACGGTAAGGGTGCTGACTTCCAGTTACTCCATTGTAACCAGCACTTTTACTTTGCTTTTTATGACACCAATTTTTACGATTATGTTAATTTTTAGCTATGACAACATTGAAATTTGGGTTGAAAATTTTTTGACGGATATAGATGAAGATAGAAAATTTGTCAATCTGGCAAAAAAAATAGATCAAACCATTGGAAAATATATTTTGGTTACGGTACTTGACAGTATGATTGTCGGAGTAGCATCTTTCATAATTTTTTATTTTTTAAGATTAGACTACAGTATTTTATTTTCACTAATCATTGGCTTTGGAAATGTGATACCGTTTTTAGGACCTTTTATTGGTCTTATTCCTGTGATTTTCTATGCTGCAACGAAATCTTTTAATTTAGTAATCATTATTGTCGCACTGGTTACAATTGTGCAAACTATTGAAGCAAATATCGTAAAACCTTGGCTTACAGGAAAATCGGTGGAAATGCATCCGATTACGACACTACTTGTTGTTTTGATTGGAGGAGCGCTTTTTGGAATTGGAGGAGCGTTTATTGGAATCCCAATTTATATCGTGATTAAATTGACCTGGATATTCTATTGGGAAAATTATATAAAAAAAAATCAAAATAATTCAAAAAACTAATTTTAGGAAGGAAAATAAAAAATGGAATTTTACAACACATTGTCAAATAAATTGGAAAAATTTTTGCCACTTGAAAAAAACAAAGTGAAAATGTATGTCTGTGGACCTACAGTCTATAATTACATACATTTAGGAAATGCTCGTCCGATTATTGTTTTTGACGTACTTGCCAGATATTTTAAATATAAAAATTATGAAGTTGAGTTTGTACAAAATTTTACTGACATTGATGATAAAATTATAAATAGAGCTAATGAAGAAAAATTATCTTGTGAAGAAATCACTAAAAAATATATAGACGGTTTTTTTGAAGATGTGAAAAAATTAAATATTTTAAGTGATGTGAAAAGACCGAAAGTTACGGAAAATATTTACGAAATAATAGAAACTATAAAAAAATTGATAGATAATGGCTTTGCTTATGAAAAAGATGGAGATGTCTATTTTGAAGTGAAAAAATATTCAGAGTATGGGAAATTGTCCAATCAAAAAATTGATGAGCTGGAAGCGGGAGCTAGAATTGATATTTCAAAAATTAAAAGAAATCCGCTGGATTTTGTCCTTTGGAAAAACAAAAAAGAAAATGAGCCATCTTATGAATCGCCTTGGGGAAAAGGTAGACCTGGTTGGCACATAGAGTGTAGTACAATGTCACAAAAATATTTGGGAGATACATTTGATATTCACGGTGGTGGACAAGATTTGATTTTCCCCCATCATGAAAATGAAATTGCTCAAAGTAAATGTGCCTATCACGGAAATTTTGCAAATTACTGGCTGCATAACGGCTTTGTTCAAATTGATGGCGATAAAATGTCAAAATCAACAGGAAACTTTTTTTTGCTCCGTGAAATTTTAGAAAAATTTTCGGGAAATGTAATAAGATTTTTTATGGTAAGCACGCATTACAGAAAACCGATTAATTTTTCTTTTGAAGCGCTAAAAGATACAAGAAAAGCTTTGGAAAATGTGATAAATGCAATGAAAAAATTTGAAGATGCAATAAATTTGACAAAAGAAAATTTATTTGGAAATAAAAATTCATTTGAAAAAATCAAAGAGTTTGACGAAAAATTTGTTTTGGCGATGGATGAAGATATGAATACGCCGCAGGCATTGGCTATAATTTTTGAACAAATTAAATATACAAATAAACTTCTTACTAAATTTGAAGATAGAAAAGATGTTATTTGTGAAATAAAAAGTTCATATGAATCGCTAAAAAATAAAATCGAAAATGTGCTTGGAATAAAATTGGAAAGCGAAAAAAAATTCGAGAAAAGCAGTGAATTAACTGATAAATTGATTGATTTACTTTTGGAAGTGAGAAAAGACGCAAGAATTGAGAAAAATTTTAAATTATCTGATAAAATTAGAGACAGTTTGAAAAATCTTGGAATAGAAATTAAAGATGCGAAAGATGGAAGTACAAGTTATAATTTTAAAGAATGAAAAGGAGTGATAAGATGAGCTGCAATAAAACTGAAAAAGAAATAAGTGAGTGTTTATATTTTACAATTTCAAAGATGTTTAGAATGATAAATAGGATTGCAGAAGAAGCGTTTGAAAAAATAGACATTTGTCCAACTCACGCTTTTTTAATGATGCTATTAAAAGAAGAGAAAAATGGACTTTCGGTAAACCAGATTTCATCTTCTCTTGCAATAGCTCCGTCAACAGTTACAAGATTTGTGGATAAATTAGTATCAAAAGGGTATGTTGTGAGAGAAAAGATGGGGAAAAACTCTTTTACAAAAATAACTGAAAAAGGGTTAAATGAAATTGATGAAATTTATGAAGCTTGGCATGGAATTACTGAAAAAATTGAAGAACTAGTAGGAGATAAAACTTATTTGGAGCGAACAAAAAAATCTTTTAAAGAGTTTGTGGAAATTTTGGGAAAAGATAAAAAATATGATAAAGTTTCTGAAGAATTTGACTTTTGGATTATTTAAAAAAATGTGATATAATAACTTAAAAAATACAGAAAATTTATAAAAAATAAAAACTTTAAAAAGGTTGAAAAAATTATGAGAAGACTAAAATATAAAGTGCTGTTTGTTTTTCTATTTTATATTATATTTTTTGAAAATTTACGTGCAGAAATGATAGAATTAGAAACAGAGAGCTCGAGAATAAATTTAGACACCGAAGAAATAAATACACAAGGAAATGTTACTGTTAAATATAAAGATATAAAAATAAAAGCGGATAACATAAAAAAACTTCCGAATAAAAATATAATCACAGGTTCGGGGGATGTGGAATTTAATCAAGGTTCACAAAAAGTCAAGGCCGATAATCTCATTTTTGATATGGATACAAAGTTAGCTAAAATTTATAATTCTGAAAGTTATGACACCAATATGAAACTTAGATATGGTGGCGAGGAAACTTTGAGTGAGGGAAATAAAAAAATAACAGTGAAAAACGGATGGTTTACGACGAGTCCTTATGAAAAGCCAAATTATAAAATTGAAGCTAATGAGCTTGAAATTTATCCAAATAGGAAAGCTATTGCAAGGGATATAAAAGTTGTTGCTGGTGGAAAAACTTGGTTAAAATTACCATATTATGTAACTTCACTGAAACCAGCAAGCCAGAGAGCGACGCTTTTTCCATATGTTGGAATGGATAGTGACAGGGGATTTTTTGGAATAATGGGTTTTGACTACGATTTAGGACCGCTTGCACAGGGATTTGTTGATTTTGAGTTAAGTACAAAGCAAAAACTGGCGCTAAAATTTTCCAATGACTATTCATTTTGGGGAAATAATTCAGGAAATATTTTTATAAACAGATTTGTTGTTCCAATTGGAAATCATAAAAAAGAGTGGGATTTTCGTGTAAATCACAGAGTTAGAAATGCTCCTAAAAAGGCAAAAGAAGATAGGAAATTCTATGATGCAGGATATGGAATCTGGAACATCAACTATCAAAATATTACGCCAAATTTGATGTATGCGGTTGACGGTTCAAAGTTAAAAGATGATTACACAGCGTTTGTTGACAAGTATAAGCATATTGGATTCTGGGATGCGAATATAAATCAAGAATTGGGGCAGAATGGGGAATTAAATATAAAATATTACTGGACTCAGGATAAAAAGGCGCTAAAAGCTCTAACTGACATAAATGATAAAATTATGAAAGACAACAGTCTTGATCCAAGAAGAACAGATGTCGATTTGTATAAAAGCATAAAATATACAAATGGAAATAAAGATGTGGAAATTACAGTTGACAATGAGGACTTTAGAGACATAAATCCAGGTTATGTTGGAGATTTAAATTCCTACAGAAAAAAAAGAAACTATGGGATTAATTTAAAAGGACCTAAAATAAAGTTAGATTATCTTAATTCAGATAACGATGAATATGGCGAATTACTTGGAATGAGAGACCGTGGGGACGATAAGACTATTCACTGGGTTCAAAAGAAGGCTTATGATAAAAGAGAAGAATGGGGATTGACTTTTGGAAATTATTATCCTTTTAAAAAATATGAATTTTTTGGATACGAGCCAAGAACTAGTTATCAAAATTTTTCAAATAATTTATATTTTGGTGCGCAAGTTAAACAAGTTGATGTGCAAAAAAAAGAATATGAATACGATTATACAAGGGATAATGAAAATTATAACAGTCTATTTTTAAATAGTTCAACAAGTGACGAAAGTAGAATTTATAAAGTTTACGAAGATAACGAAACAATTAGAAGAGCCAAAAAAATTATTTATGAAAAATATAGAAGTCAAAAATTTAATGTTGGAAATGATAGAATTGACTTGCCAATAAAAGATTCATTTGTTGGATTTAATATGGGATTTGAAAATCGTGACTACAACAGTGTGGCAGTTCCCAAGTTTAAAAATGGGAGAAAAGTGGAAGATTTAAACTCCACAACTGGATACGAAGTTGCAACTAATGCAAGTGGAAATACGATAAGGCAAAAACCTTCAATGAATATTTTTACAATGGACACAAGATTATTTACGACACTTTTTGACAACACATACAAAAAAAACAACAAATACGATGTAAAAGTGACAAATGATGCAACATTTACTGTTCAAAGAACAGATGCTGACAGTGCAATGTATGGAGAATACGACATTGTAGAAATTCCAACAAATGCTACAGGATTTGGTAATAGTTTTATTTATCAGATTGGAAATGTCACATTCAATTACAATTTAAATTTAAGAAATGATAGACATTTTCGGGATAACTGGTTAAAAAATAGATATGTAAGAAATTATTTTAAAGCGGATATAGCTGGAAAGAGATTTATAAGTTTTGATTTACAAAGTAACGATGAATATGAATTTAAACATTTTAGATCTCAAAGAGATTTTAACAGAGAATTTCAATATGGATTTTTGTCAAACAATGGAGATAATTTCTTATATAAATTTTCAGAAAAGAATAAAAAGTTGTTTCCATTAAATACGAGTCTTGGATGGAATCAGAAAATATACAAGGAATCGTTAAAAGACAGAACTTTTGGAATAAATTTTAACGAATGGGGATTTGAATATTCAAACTTAGTATCAAAAGCAAATGATATTTTTGGAAATACAGCGACATTTGGCTTTCCTGCACTAAAATTAAAAACAAATTATCACAGATTGGGATTTGTATATGATACAAAAAAAATGAAAGATAAGAAATTTGAATCGGATCATTATTTTAGAGTAAATTTCGGATTTGGGAAAAAAACTTATAGAGATTTAAAAAATACGCCTATAAATGTTTCTGATGATAAATATATTCGTGGAAATGATTATACGACAATTGGTTTTTTATATAGATATGAAAATGATGCAAAACCAAGATATTTAGCGGATGTGGAAGCTGAAAAAGAAGAAGCTGAAAAAATAGATTTGGGAAGTCTTGACACAAAAGAATTAGAAACTGAAATCCAAAATTCAAATACTGTAAAAAATTCAAATACACAAAATTTTTCTATTGAAGACACAAGCAAAAATATAGTTGATAAAATTGTAGTAAAAGATGATAACAGGTTATTTTTAAGCAGCGAAGAAGAAGAGGCATATAAAAGTTATGTTGAAGAAGAAAATTATCGTCAAAATAAATTCAGCTTAAACGATTTTAATAAAAAATTACAAAGTTTAAGAAGTCAAAAAAAATATTTTCAAATAGGTATGGATATGCAAATAGATGGTTCTGACGCAGCAAATCCAAGCGGAATGAAAGGACTTGACAAAATAAACGATTTAAGTTTTAAAGTTGAAACTGGATATTTAGACAAATTTTTTGTCAGATACGCATTTGTAATGGAAAGACCTGATAGAATTTATAGAAATGATCTTTCTCGTAACAGCACTTTCGATTTTAGAAGACATGAATTTGAATCAAAATACATGTTTTCAAAAGATCCAGATAAACCGTGGTGGATCGGTGGAAAACTACAGTATGTTCAAAATGGAGCGCCAAAAGCTTCAGATCCAGAAATATACGAAAGTTCTTGGTATGCCAAGAAAGTAAACAAAATTACGCTTGGAATGGCAACGTTGAGCCATAGTTTTGAAAATGTTGAATGGGAAATAGGTGCAGGAATGAAGTGGGATAAGCCAGATAATAAAAAATTAGGTTATTATCCAGTTGTTTCATTAAAATTTGGAATAACACCGTTCCCAGAAAAAAATATTCAATTCAATTATTCTGGAAAAGGTGTAGAATTTGGGGCAGGATTATAAAAAAGAAAAAGGATTATTTTATAAAAATAGTTCTTTTTTTTTAGAAAATTAACATAAAAAAATTTTTATTTATTGCCTCAAAAACGAAAAAAATATATTTATTGAAAAAAAAATAAAATTTTTTCAAAAAAAAGAGTTGACAACGGAAATTTTTTTTGATATAATATATTCCGTCGATTGGGAAAAGGTCGGCGGAAGGACAATGGAAAGAGAAGAAGAAAAAGCAGAGTGATAGATAAGAAAATAGAAGTCAAGGCTTAGCAATAGGCCTCGTCAAGGAACAATAAGGTGAAATATAATGTTGAATGAAGAGTTTGATCCTGGCTCAGGATGAACGCTGACAGAATGCTTAACACATGCAAGTCGATGGGGAAGCGGCGCTTGCGCCGTGGCAACCATGGCGGACGGGTGAGTAACGCGTAAAGAACTTGCCGGATGGACCGGGATAACAGCTGGAAACGGCTGGCAAGACCGGATACTGTGGGCTGGCCGCATGGCTGGCCCATGAAAAGGGATGCCGTCCGAGAGCTTTGCGTCCTATTAGCTGGTTGGTAAGGTGACGGCTTACCAAGGCGATGATAGGTAGCCGGCCTGAGAGGGTGGACGGCCACAAGGGGACTGAGATACGGCCCTTACTCCTACGGGAGGCAGCAGTGGGGAATATTGGACAATGGGGGCAACCCTGATCCAGCAATTCTGTGTGCACGAAGAAGGTTTTCGGATCGTAAAGTGCTTTCAGCAGGGAGGAAGGAAGTGACTGTACCTGCAGAAGAAGCGACGGCTAAATACGTGCCAGCAGCCGCGGTAATACGTATGTCGCGAGCGTTATCCGGAATTATTGGGCATAAAGGGCATCTAGGCGGCCGGGTAAGTCCGGGGTGAAAACTGCTGGCTCAACCAGCAGCCTGCCTTGGAAACTACCCGGCTTGAGTGCTGGAGAGGTGGACGGAACTGCACGAGTAGAGGTGAAATTCGTAGATATGTGCAGGAATGCCGATGATGAAGATAGTTCACTGGACGGCAACTGACGCTGAAGTGCGAAAGCTAGGGGAGCGAACAGGATTAGATACCCTGGTAGTCCTAGCTGTAAACGATGATTACTGGGTGTGGGCATGAAGAGTGTCCGTGCCGAAGCTAATGCGATAAGTAATCCGCCTGGGGAGTACGGCCGCAAGGCTGAAACTCAAAGGAATTGACGGGGACCCGCACAAGCGGTGGAGCATGTGGTTTAATTCGACGCAACGCGAGGAACCTTACCAGATCTTGACATCCTCGGAAGGCGGCGGAGACGCCGCTGTGCCCTCGGGAGCCGAGTGACAGGTGGTGCATGGCTGTCGACAGCTCGTGTCGTGAGATGTTGGGTTAAGTCCCGCAACGAGCGCAACCCCTATCGCTAGTTGCCATCATCAGGTTGGGGACTCTAGCGAGACTGCCTGCGAAGAGCAGGAGGAAGGTGGGGATGACGTCAAGTCATCATGCCCCTTATGATCTGGGCTACACACGTGCTACAATGGCTGGTACAGAGAGATGCGACGCAGCAATGCCAAGCCAACCTCTAAAGCCAGTCCAAGTTCGGATTGAAGCCTGCAACTCGGCTTCATGAAGTTGGAATCGCTAGTAATCGCGGATCAGCAATGCCGCGGTGAATACGTTCTCGGGTCTTGTACACACCGCCCGTCACACCACGAGAGTTGTCTGCACCTGAAGCTGCCGGTCTAACCTTTCGGAAGAAGGCATCTAAGGTGTGGACAGTGATTGGGGTGAAGTCGTAACAAGGTATCCGTACCGGAAGGTGCGGATGGATCACCTCCTTTCTAAGGAGCATGTTTTCCTGCACTTCTTCTTTGAAGTTTTTCCTTTTAAGGACAATGGGAAATGAATAGTAGGTAAAAGATTACAACAAAATAGATTATTCTGTTTGATAAAAAAAGCTAATTAAGAGCACACGGAGGATGCCTGGGCAATAACAGCCGAAGAAGGACGCGATAAGCTGCGATAAGTCAGGCCGAGATGCACATAATCAATGACGCCTGAATCTCCGAATGGGGCAACCCGCATGCTTGAAGAGTATGCACGAGAGTGGTAAGCCTGCGAACTGAAACATCTAAGTAGCAGGAGGAAAAGAAAGTAAAAACGATTCCCTGAGTAGCGGCGAGCGAACGGGGAGAAGCCTAAACCGTGCCGGTGCCAAGCTGGCAGCGTTGCCGGCGCGGGGTTGTGGGATTTCATACGACTGACGCCATAATGTCTAAGTGGCCTGGCAGCAAGTAGAATCAGCTGGAAAGCTGAACCGTAGAAGGTGACAGTCCTGTACACGTAAATGCTGAGCCATGACTTGAAACTCCCGAGTAGCGTCAAGCACGAGGAACTTGGCGTGAATCAGCGTGGACCATATCACGCAAGGCTAAATACTGTTATTGACCGATAGTGAAGAGTACCGTGAGGGAAAGGTGAAAAGAACCCTGTGCAAGGGAGTGAAATAGAATTTGAAACCGTGTGCTTACAAACGGTAGGAGCCCTTCGGGGTGACTGCGTGGATTTTGGTTAATCATCCTGCGAGTTATGATCAGTGGCAAGGCTAATTAATGAAGCCGAAGGGAAACCGAGTCTTAACAGGGCGGCTAAGTCGCTGGTCATAGACGCGAAACCTAGTGATCTAGGCCTGTCCAGGCTGAAGCTGAGGTAAGACTCAGTGGAGGGCCGAACTCACCGCCGTTGAAAAGTTGGGAGATGAGATAGGTCTAGGGGTGAAAAGCCAATCGAACTAGGAAATAGCCCGTTCTCTCCGAAATGCATTTAGGTGCAGCCTGAATCTTAGATAACTGGGGGTAGAGCACTGTATGATCTAGGGGGCGTACTGCTTACCGAAATCAAGCAAACTGCGAATACCATTTATTACTGATTCGGAGTGAGTCCGTGGATGACAAGGTCCGTGGACGAGAGGGGAACAGCCCAGACCACCAGCTAAGGTCCCAAATTATGTCTAAGTGGGAAAGGAGGTGGATATTCACAGACAACCAGGAGGTTGGCTTAGAAGCAGCCATGCCTTGAAAGAGTGCGTAATAGCTCACTGGTCGAGAGTATCTGCGCCGAAGATGTAACGGGGCTGAAGACATAAACCGAAGCTGTGGAAGCGGCCATGCCGCTTGGTAGGAGAGCGTTCTGTAGGTCTGCGAAGGCTGGCCGGAAGGCCTGCTGGAGACATCAGAAGCGAGAATGCAGGAATGAGTAGCGAGAAGGAGGGCGAGAATCCCTCCGGCCGGAAGTCCAAGGTTTCCGGGGGAAGGTTTGTCCGCCCCGGGGAAGTCGGGACCTAAGCGTAAGCAGAGATGTGATTGCGAATGGGAAACAGGTTAATATTCCTGTACCGCTGTCAGTCGCCTGAGTGACGGAGTGACGCAGCAAGGTATGTGAGAAGGCTGACGGAATAGCCTTTCTAAAGGCGTAGCCTGGGCACGCAGGAAAATCCGCGTGCCTAAAGGTGAGACCCTATGGGCAAGTGCTCCTGCACAAGTCACAGATCCTACACTGCCAAGAAAAACTTCTAGCGAGACTGGACAGCGCCCGTACCCTAAACCGACACAGGTGGACAGAGTGAGAAACTTAAGGCCGACAGGATAACTCTAGCTAAGGAACTCTGCAAAATAGCCCCGTAACTTCGGGAGAAGGGGTGCCTGACATACCTGAGGGGAGAAGCGCCTCAAGGGGAAACAGGCCGCAGTGAAGAGTCTCAAGCAACTGTTTACCAAAAACACAGGTCTATGCTAAGCTGGAAGGCGACGTATATGGGCTGACACCTGCCCAGTGCCGGAAGGTTAAGAGGAGGAGTGAGAGCTCCGATTTGAAGCCCCGGTGAACGGCGGCCGTAACTATAACGGTCCTAAGGTAGCGAAATTCCTTGTCGGGTAAGTTCCGACCTGCACGAATGGTGAAATGATTTGAGAGCTGTCTTGGCTGGAGACCTGGTGAAGTTGTAATGCCGGTGAAGATACCGGCTACCTGCAGTAGGACGGAAAGACCCCGTGGAGCTTCACTGCAGCCTGGCATTGGGTTCTGGCAATGTGTGTATAGGATAGTTGGGAGACTGCGAAGTTGAGGCGCCAGCCTCTTCCGAGTCGCTGTTGGAATACCAACCATATGCTGCCGGAATTCTAATCCGCTCGCGGAGACAGTGCTAGGCGGGCAGTTTGACTGGGGCGGTCGCCTCCAAAAGAGTAACGGAGGCGTTCAAAGGTTCCCTCGGGCTGGATGGAAATCAGCCTTCGAGTGCAAACGCATAAGGGAGCTTGACTGCAAGACCGACGGGTCGAGCAGGTACGAAAGTAGGAGTTAGTGATCCGGCGGTCCCTCATGGAAGGGCCGTCGCTCAACGGATAAAAGCTACCCCGGGGATAACAGGCTGATACTTCCCAAGAGTCCATATCGACGGAAGTGTTTGGCACCTCGATGTCGGCTCGTCTCATCCTGGGGCTGGAGAAGGTCCCAAGGGTTGGGCTGTTCGCCCATTAAAGAGGCACGCGAGCTGGGTTCAGAACGTCGTGAGACAGTTCGGTCCCTATCCACTGCAGGCGCTTGAGCACTGAAAAGATCTGACCTTAGTACGAGAGGACCGGGTTGGACAGACCTCTGATGTATCAGCTGTCACGCCAGTGGCACGGCTGAGTAGTCACGTCTGGCCAGGATAATCGCTGAAAGCATCTAAGCGAGAAGCCGGCTTTGAGATGAGTGCTCGCAGTATCCACAGAGAACATGTGGTCGATAGGCTGGGGATGTAAGCGCAGCAATGCGTTCAGTTGACCAGTACTAATATTACTTGGGCTTTTTTAATCTTTTGCTTGCCTGCTATTTATTTCCCATTGCCCTTTACATCCATTCTTGTTTGGTGACCATTGCGGCAGGGATACACCCGGTGACATCCCGAACCCGGCAGTTAAGTCTGCTTGCGCCTACGATACTTGGCATGCGCCAGGGAAAATAGGCAGTCGCCAAACTTTTCTTTTTCTGCGTCTCCGTAGCTCAGCTGGTTAGAGCATCTGACTGTTAATCAGAGGGCCGCTGGTTCGAGCCCAGCCGGGGACGCCATTTTTTTGTCTTAAAAAATACCAATTCTACATTTTTCTCATTTCTTTTTACTGAATTCTATTTGTTTTTAATTTTATTTGCTTGAAAAAAAATTTTAGTTATGATAATATTAAACATGATAAAATTAAAGAGTTAGAAAATTATTTATTAGTAAAAAAATGTTTTAGTAGATTTTTAAAATAATTAAAATATAAGATATTAAATATGAAAAAAATATTGTAGTTTGATTTGCGATATTTATTTTTAAGAAAGAAGGGAAGATATGAAAACTATTTTAGTTCCTGGTGGAGCAGGATATATCGGTTCACACACTGTGTTAGATTTGATTAAAAAAGGATTTAATCCTATTATAGTGGATGATTTTAGTAATTCTAGTAAAAAAGTTATTACAATTTTAGAAGAACTTTCTGGAGAAAAAATAAATTTTTATGAAATGGATATAAAGAATAAAGAAGGTTTGAGAAAAATTTTTAGAGAAAATAAAATTGACGCTGTTATTAATTTTGCAGGATTTAAGGCAGTGGGTGAATCTGTAGAAAAACCACTAATGTATTATGATAACAATTTATTTGGAATGATTACTTTACTTGAAGTAATGAAAGAATTTAATGTAAAAAATATCGTATTTAGTTCGTCAGCTACTGTTTACGGTGTTTCTGAAAAAGTACCTTTTGTGGAAACTGATCCAATGGGAGAAGTTACAAATCCTTATGGGCGTACAAAAGTAATAATCGAACATATTTTAATGGATTTGGCAAAATCTGACAATACTTGGAATATAATTGCTCTTAGATATTTCAATCCATTAGGTGCTCATGAAAGCGGAAGAATTGGAGAAGATCCAAACGGAATTCCAAACAATCTTTCACCTTATATAACTCAAGTTGCAGTTGGAAAATTAGAAAAATTACATATTTTTGGAAATGATTATGACACTCCAGACGGAACTTGTATAAGAGATTTTATTCATGTAAATGATTTGGCGGCAGGACATTCAGCAGCATTAAATTATTTATTTAATAATGAAAATCTTGGTTTTGATGCGATAAATTTAGGAAGCGAAAAAGGTTATAGCGTTCTTGAAATTTTAAGTAATTTTGAAAAAGCTGTTGGAAAAGAAATTCCTTATGTAATTGATGGCAGAAGAGCTGGAGATATTGCGGTTTGTTATGCAGATGCTTCAAAAGCTAAAAAATTATTGAATTGGGAAGCAAAATATACAATTGAAGATATGTGCCGTGATTCTTGGAATTGGCAAAAGAAAAATCCAAATGGATTTAAAGATTAATAATCATTATAAAACATAAATAAAAATTTTTTAGGAGGATTTTTTATGAAAAAATTATTTTTAGCATTTATGTTATTAGCACCAGTTACAATAGCATATGGAGAAAGAAATGAAATTATTGTCAGTCCAACTTATGTCAATCAAAAGAAGGAAAATGGTTCCAAAGTTGGAAAATATGCACTTGGAAGTGGAGTCAAGATTTTGACAGAAACCATATCTTCATTTGGTGATGGAAGTAATGCCGTAATAGGGGCAGGAGTGGGAGTTTCATATAATTCTTTGAAAGTTAAAGGAAATGGCATAAAGAGCGATTCTGGAAATTTAGTTTCAATCCCACTTTATTTGATATTTGGAACAGGAACAGATAATGGAATATACACAAAACTTTCAGCTGGTTTTGCAGTTAGAAACGGAAGTGTAAAATGGACTGACAATAATGGAGGTTCTGGAAAAATAAAGGCTAGACCGCTAACTGGATATGCTGCTTTTGGTGTTGGTATCAGAAAAGACAGATTTTCAATTGGAGTAAGTGCCAGCACATCGACAAAAGCAAAAAGAACTTATTCCAGCCCTACTAAACATTATAGAGATAACATTATGTTAAGCGGTGCTGCAATATCGTTAGATTTTGGATATGCTCTTAAATACGAATAATAAAAAAATTATAAAATTAGGAGTTTTCAAAAAT harbors:
- a CDS encoding LptA/OstA family protein, giving the protein MRRLKYKVLFVFLFYIIFFENLRAEMIELETESSRINLDTEEINTQGNVTVKYKDIKIKADNIKKLPNKNIITGSGDVEFNQGSQKVKADNLIFDMDTKLAKIYNSESYDTNMKLRYGGEETLSEGNKKITVKNGWFTTSPYEKPNYKIEANELEIYPNRKAIARDIKVVAGGKTWLKLPYYVTSLKPASQRATLFPYVGMDSDRGFFGIMGFDYDLGPLAQGFVDFELSTKQKLALKFSNDYSFWGNNSGNIFINRFVVPIGNHKKEWDFRVNHRVRNAPKKAKEDRKFYDAGYGIWNINYQNITPNLMYAVDGSKLKDDYTAFVDKYKHIGFWDANINQELGQNGELNIKYYWTQDKKALKALTDINDKIMKDNSLDPRRTDVDLYKSIKYTNGNKDVEITVDNEDFRDINPGYVGDLNSYRKKRNYGINLKGPKIKLDYLNSDNDEYGELLGMRDRGDDKTIHWVQKKAYDKREEWGLTFGNYYPFKKYEFFGYEPRTSYQNFSNNLYFGAQVKQVDVQKKEYEYDYTRDNENYNSLFLNSSTSDESRIYKVYEDNETIRRAKKIIYEKYRSQKFNVGNDRIDLPIKDSFVGFNMGFENRDYNSVAVPKFKNGRKVEDLNSTTGYEVATNASGNTIRQKPSMNIFTMDTRLFTTLFDNTYKKNNKYDVKVTNDATFTVQRTDADSAMYGEYDIVEIPTNATGFGNSFIYQIGNVTFNYNLNLRNDRHFRDNWLKNRYVRNYFKADIAGKRFISFDLQSNDEYEFKHFRSQRDFNREFQYGFLSNNGDNFLYKFSEKNKKLFPLNTSLGWNQKIYKESLKDRTFGINFNEWGFEYSNLVSKANDIFGNTATFGFPALKLKTNYHRLGFVYDTKKMKDKKFESDHYFRVNFGFGKKTYRDLKNTPINVSDDKYIRGNDYTTIGFLYRYENDAKPRYLADVEAEKEEAEKIDLGSLDTKELETEIQNSNTVKNSNTQNFSIEDTSKNIVDKIVVKDDNRLFLSSEEEEAYKSYVEEENYRQNKFSLNDFNKKLQSLRSQKKYFQIGMDMQIDGSDAANPSGMKGLDKINDLSFKVETGYLDKFFVRYAFVMERPDRIYRNDLSRNSTFDFRRHEFESKYMFSKDPDKPWWIGGKLQYVQNGAPKASDPEIYESSWYAKKVNKITLGMATLSHSFENVEWEIGAGMKWDKPDNKKLGYYPVVSLKFGITPFPEKNIQFNYSGKGVEFGAGL
- the galE gene encoding UDP-glucose 4-epimerase GalE, which encodes MKTILVPGGAGYIGSHTVLDLIKKGFNPIIVDDFSNSSKKVITILEELSGEKINFYEMDIKNKEGLRKIFRENKIDAVINFAGFKAVGESVEKPLMYYDNNLFGMITLLEVMKEFNVKNIVFSSSATVYGVSEKVPFVETDPMGEVTNPYGRTKVIIEHILMDLAKSDNTWNIIALRYFNPLGAHESGRIGEDPNGIPNNLSPYITQVAVGKLEKLHIFGNDYDTPDGTCIRDFIHVNDLAAGHSAALNYLFNNENLGFDAINLGSEKGYSVLEILSNFEKAVGKEIPYVIDGRRAGDIAVCYADASKAKKLLNWEAKYTIEDMCRDSWNWQKKNPNGFKD